The following coding sequences lie in one Paenibacillus durus ATCC 35681 genomic window:
- the rsgA gene encoding ribosome small subunit-dependent GTPase A, with protein sequence MTIRQYGWNEYWINQWGGMAGQEAAGESLTPGRVVGDFGSKYRILTEDGERWGELSGRLRHSLEASGDYPAIGDWTAVKIAEGGQVIIHGVLPRRSMISRKAAGTQPKEQIVAANVDTLFLVSALNDDYNLRRMERYLIMAWNSGASPVILLTKADLCDDPGANIAEMEMAAPGVPVHAVSALTDSGRDALLPYIGEGRTIALTGSSGCGKSTMVNWLCGADLQLTQEVREDDSRGRHTTTRRELFLLPDGGVIIDTPGMRELQLWEDEGGLDLAFADITQLAVRCRYADCRHEREEGCAVLEAVDSGELEEKRLQSYHKTQRELVYQAAKEAKSKRKGGAGSGQKAASSRSRKYGWRRDLED encoded by the coding sequence ATGACGATACGGCAATACGGATGGAATGAATATTGGATCAATCAATGGGGCGGCATGGCAGGGCAAGAAGCGGCCGGAGAGTCTCTTACTCCCGGGCGGGTTGTCGGGGATTTCGGAAGCAAGTACCGGATATTGACGGAAGATGGAGAACGTTGGGGAGAGCTATCGGGCAGGCTGCGGCACTCGCTGGAGGCTTCCGGCGATTACCCCGCGATCGGCGACTGGACCGCGGTCAAGATAGCGGAGGGCGGGCAGGTAATCATCCATGGCGTGCTTCCCCGCCGCAGCATGATATCTCGAAAGGCGGCTGGAACGCAGCCGAAAGAGCAAATTGTAGCCGCCAATGTGGACACCCTGTTTCTGGTCAGCGCGCTCAATGATGATTATAATCTCCGGCGGATGGAAAGATATCTCATTATGGCCTGGAATAGCGGCGCGTCACCGGTTATTCTGCTGACCAAAGCGGATTTATGCGATGATCCGGGAGCTAATATCGCAGAGATGGAAATGGCAGCCCCGGGAGTTCCCGTGCATGCGGTCAGCGCGCTTACGGACTCCGGACGCGATGCTTTGCTGCCTTATATCGGCGAAGGACGGACAATCGCCCTGACCGGGTCCTCGGGCTGCGGCAAGTCGACAATGGTCAACTGGCTCTGCGGCGCCGATCTTCAGCTGACCCAGGAAGTGAGGGAGGATGACAGCAGGGGAAGGCACACGACAACACGCCGTGAATTGTTTCTGCTGCCTGACGGCGGCGTGATCATCGACACTCCCGGAATGCGGGAGCTTCAGCTGTGGGAAGACGAAGGCGGGCTGGATCTCGCATTCGCCGATATTACGCAGCTCGCGGTGCGCTGCCGGTATGCGGACTGCCGGCATGAGCGGGAGGAGGGCTGTGCCGTTCTCGAGGCTGTAGACAGCGGCGAGCTTGAGGAGAAGCGGCTTCAGAGCTACCATAAAACTCAGCGGGAGCTTGTATATCAAGCCGCCAAGGAGGCCAAATCCAAACGGAAAGGCGGAGCTGGCTCCGGGCAGAAGGCGGCGTCCTCACGCTCCAGGAAATACGGCTGGCGGCGGGATCTGGAGGATTAA
- a CDS encoding HAD family hydrolase yields the protein METVQALLFDLDNTLMDRDYTFRSFSTQFVAHFLGHLGPDRQLEIVEDIIIRDADGYRDKDGFFRELSEVLPWREAVSAEDIRAFYDLNYSRHGALMKHAVESLGYLQERGYAMGLLTNGKSEIQHAKIDLLGLRGHFKSIVISGEAGISKPDPAIYRLALDRLGYDSQETVFIGDHPVNDIWGAGRAGMRGVWLRRNHPWDDKLDVQPWKTIDELHELRSIL from the coding sequence ATGGAAACGGTACAGGCTTTGCTGTTTGATCTGGATAATACGCTCATGGACAGGGATTACACCTTTCGAAGCTTTAGCACGCAGTTCGTCGCCCATTTTCTGGGCCATTTGGGCCCGGACCGGCAGCTGGAAATTGTGGAAGATATCATTATCAGGGACGCCGACGGGTATCGGGACAAGGACGGCTTCTTTCGAGAGCTGAGCGAGGTTCTGCCTTGGCGGGAAGCCGTATCGGCTGAAGATATCCGCGCTTTCTACGATTTGAATTATTCCAGACACGGCGCACTGATGAAGCATGCGGTGGAGTCGCTCGGCTATCTTCAGGAGCGGGGTTATGCGATGGGGCTGTTAACGAACGGAAAAAGCGAGATCCAGCACGCAAAAATCGATTTGCTCGGGCTGCGCGGCCATTTCAAGAGCATTGTCATTTCCGGTGAAGCCGGAATCAGCAAGCCGGACCCTGCCATCTACCGGCTGGCGCTGGACAGGCTGGGATACGATTCGCAAGAGACCGTGTTCATTGGGGATCATCCCGTGAACGATATATGGGGGGCGGGACGCGCCGGTATGAGGGGCGTTTGGCTGCGCCGCAACCATCCGTGGGACGACAAGCTGGATGTGCAGCCCTGGAAGACGATCGATGAGCTTCACGAGCTGCGGAGCATTTTATAG